The Lentzea guizhouensis genome contains a region encoding:
- a CDS encoding DUF4394 domain-containing protein → MRIARTTALVGAAALLMTALGATPASAADQRRVHLLTSDGVLSTRSWSSPLLSQHRVRVTGLKGRDRLIGMDVRPATGALYAIAASGQLYVLDPRTGTATAVGAPAAITGTAVGIDFNPAVDRIRLVTTSGQNLRLHPDTGAVAAVDTPLAYAPADRAGSTPQVSGAGYTNSVAGATSTTLYDLDSRTDTLVTQGTAAGVTPVVSPNTGQLFTVGKLGLDIDRTNGFDIATVNGRQHAMAAVQPGFSLLGGTLLVKVDLSSGRATVVGGAGGDVVGLAFAR, encoded by the coding sequence ATGCGTATCGCTCGCACGACCGCACTCGTAGGCGCGGCAGCACTGCTCATGACCGCCCTCGGCGCCACACCCGCCTCGGCGGCCGACCAGCGCCGCGTCCACCTGCTCACCTCCGACGGCGTCCTGAGCACCAGGAGCTGGTCGTCCCCACTGCTGTCGCAGCACCGCGTCCGGGTCACCGGCCTCAAAGGCCGCGACCGGCTCATCGGCATGGACGTGCGGCCCGCCACCGGCGCGTTGTACGCGATCGCCGCCTCGGGCCAGCTCTACGTCCTCGATCCGCGCACGGGCACGGCGACCGCGGTGGGGGCCCCTGCCGCGATCACGGGGACGGCGGTCGGCATCGACTTCAACCCGGCCGTCGACCGCATCCGGCTGGTCACCACCAGCGGCCAGAACCTGCGCCTGCACCCGGACACCGGCGCCGTGGCCGCGGTCGACACCCCGCTCGCCTACGCCCCCGCAGACCGCGCGGGCAGCACGCCCCAGGTCTCCGGAGCCGGGTACACCAACAGCGTGGCCGGCGCGACGTCCACCACGCTCTACGACCTCGACAGCCGCACCGACACCCTCGTCACCCAGGGCACGGCCGCCGGCGTCACCCCGGTCGTGTCCCCGAACACCGGACAGCTGTTCACCGTCGGCAAGCTCGGCCTCGACATCGACCGGACCAACGGCTTCGACATCGCCACCGTGAACGGACGCCAGCACGCCATGGCCGCGGTGCAGCCCGGCTTCTCGCTGCTGGGCGGGACGCTCCTGGTCAAGGTCGACCTGAGCAGCGGGCGCGCCACGGTCGTCGGTGGCGCCGGCGGCGACGTCGTCGGTCTCGCGTTCGCTCGCTGA
- a CDS encoding anti-sigma factor — MKPGGTRAIDPHLLTGAHALGALLDAERAKFEAHLGRCQGCADEVAELTETAARLGSAVDHVVPGDLRPHVLDAVRRARQVSPTFELGTFFSRRQGFQRAAALISAACLTAAVVAGAHSALTTSKITAVAASPRTQIGDLMAAPDLRLVTAGNPAGTAAISLSRNEMLFLVDDLRTLPRDRVYQLWLVHDHGPRSAGVLRPAGEAMSLLVTGIDEVGEIILTVEPAGGSSSPTGTPVLAITLV, encoded by the coding sequence GTGAAACCGGGAGGAACGCGTGCGATCGACCCGCACCTGCTGACCGGTGCGCATGCACTCGGCGCACTGCTCGACGCCGAGCGAGCCAAGTTCGAGGCACACCTGGGCCGGTGCCAGGGGTGTGCGGACGAGGTGGCTGAACTGACTGAGACCGCGGCCCGCTTGGGCAGCGCCGTCGATCACGTGGTTCCAGGCGATCTCCGGCCACACGTGCTGGACGCGGTACGGCGTGCACGGCAGGTGTCACCGACCTTCGAGCTCGGCACGTTCTTCTCACGACGGCAGGGTTTCCAGCGCGCTGCGGCGCTCATCTCCGCTGCCTGCCTGACCGCCGCGGTGGTGGCCGGTGCGCACAGCGCGCTGACCACCTCGAAGATCACCGCCGTGGCCGCGAGCCCGCGCACTCAGATCGGCGACCTGATGGCAGCGCCGGACCTGCGGCTCGTCACCGCTGGAAACCCCGCAGGCACCGCAGCCATCTCCCTCAGCCGCAACGAGATGCTCTTCTTGGTGGACGACCTGCGCACATTGCCACGCGACCGCGTTTACCAGCTTTGGCTTGTGCACGACCACGGTCCACGATCAGCCGGGGTCCTGCGTCCGGCAGGTGAGGCGATGTCGCTGCTGGTCACCGGGATTGACGAAGTCGGCGAGATCATCCTGACCGTCGAGCCCGCGGGCGGATCATCGAGCCCGACGGGCACGCCGGTCCTCGCCATCACCCTCGTCTGA
- a CDS encoding fasciclin domain-containing protein, whose amino-acid sequence MNKTVRNTVLAAGAVSLAVFGAACGSGDMASSSSSTAPTSATSMAPSSQAMADPAANLVGPGCADYAKQVPSGAGSVSGMAADPVAVAASNNPLLTTLVSAVSGKLNPKVNLVSTLNGAEFTVFAPVDSAFAKIDAATIEKLKTDDALLTKILTYHVVPGQITPDKIAGDQKTVQTGTVKVTGSGNALKVNDANVVCGGVKTANATVYLIDSVLMPA is encoded by the coding sequence ATGAACAAGACCGTCCGCAACACCGTCCTCGCCGCCGGCGCCGTTTCGCTCGCAGTGTTCGGCGCGGCGTGCGGCTCGGGCGACATGGCGAGCAGCAGCTCCTCGACCGCTCCCACCTCGGCGACCTCGATGGCGCCGTCGTCGCAGGCGATGGCCGACCCGGCCGCGAACCTGGTGGGTCCCGGCTGTGCCGACTACGCCAAGCAGGTCCCGTCCGGCGCCGGTTCCGTCTCGGGCATGGCGGCTGACCCGGTGGCCGTCGCGGCGAGCAACAACCCGCTGCTCACGACGCTGGTCAGTGCCGTGTCGGGCAAGCTCAACCCGAAGGTGAACCTGGTCTCGACGCTCAACGGTGCCGAGTTCACGGTGTTCGCGCCGGTCGACTCCGCGTTCGCCAAGATCGACGCCGCGACGATCGAGAAGCTCAAGACCGACGACGCGCTGCTGACCAAGATCCTGACCTACCACGTGGTTCCCGGCCAGATCACGCCTGACAAGATCGCCGGCGACCAGAAGACCGTGCAGACCGGCACCGTGAAGGTGACCGGTTCGGGCAACGCGCTGAAGGTCAACGACGCCAACGTGGTCTGCGGTGGCGTGAAGACCGCGAACGCGACCGTCTACCTCATCGACTCGGTGCTGATGCCCGCCTGA
- a CDS encoding cytochrome c biogenesis protein DipZ — translation MLTLALIGLIGGLVTGISPCILPVLPVIFFSGGTQSARTTPAGGGVAVAVKPASRTRPFLVIAGLVVSFSLVTLFGSLLLSVLNLPQDVLRWGGIIVLALIGIGLIVPRFEQLLEKPFTWIPQRNPDASRGGFTLGLALGAVYVPCAGPVLAAITVAGSTGRIGTETVILTLTFAVGAAIPLLIFALAGRRVAERVQAFRKRQRGIRITAGIVMIALALGLVFNLPQLLQRVIPDYTSSLQDKVNNSEQVRKALNLGGLVNDQNKDLDKCSDGAPDLESCGTAPDITDIQQWLNTPGGQALDLQSLRGKVVMIDFWAYSCINCQRSIPHITAWDKAYRDAGLQVIGVHSPEYAFEKEPDNVEAAAKNFGITYPVALDNSLGTWTNYRNRYWPAHYLVDAQGTVRHIKFGEGDYDVTEKLIRQLLTDAKPGVRLPAATELADDTPVVADITRETYLGSTKRVNFAGTELYTTGEKSFQFPDNQGTDSFALAGQWTLTSQNITPTGGFGQIKLNYRAKEVRMVLSGKGTVTVENDGKTKTIEVDGTPNSYQLLAAQQIEGGSLTATVGPGVQAFSFTFG, via the coding sequence ATGTTGACCCTCGCACTGATCGGTCTGATCGGCGGCCTGGTCACCGGCATCTCGCCGTGCATCCTCCCCGTCCTTCCCGTCATCTTCTTCTCCGGCGGCACACAGAGCGCCCGCACCACACCTGCAGGGGGCGGGGTGGCGGTGGCGGTCAAACCGGCCTCGCGCACCCGGCCGTTCCTCGTCATCGCCGGACTCGTCGTCAGCTTCAGCCTGGTCACGCTGTTCGGGTCACTTCTGCTGTCGGTGCTGAACCTGCCGCAGGACGTTCTGCGCTGGGGCGGCATCATCGTGCTCGCGCTGATCGGCATCGGGCTGATCGTGCCGCGCTTCGAACAGCTGCTGGAAAAGCCTTTCACGTGGATCCCGCAACGCAATCCGGACGCGAGTCGCGGCGGGTTCACCCTCGGCCTGGCCTTGGGCGCGGTGTACGTCCCCTGCGCCGGTCCGGTCCTCGCCGCCATCACCGTCGCGGGCTCCACCGGCAGGATCGGCACCGAGACCGTCATCCTCACCCTCACCTTCGCCGTCGGCGCGGCGATTCCGCTGCTGATCTTCGCCCTCGCCGGCCGCCGGGTCGCCGAACGCGTGCAGGCCTTCCGCAAGCGCCAGCGCGGCATCCGCATCACCGCGGGCATCGTGATGATCGCGCTCGCGCTGGGACTGGTGTTCAACCTGCCCCAACTGCTGCAGCGCGTGATCCCGGACTACACCAGCTCCTTGCAGGACAAGGTGAACAACTCCGAGCAGGTCCGCAAGGCCCTCAACCTCGGAGGGCTGGTCAACGACCAGAACAAGGACCTCGACAAGTGCTCCGACGGTGCACCCGACCTGGAGAGCTGCGGCACCGCACCGGACATCACCGACATCCAGCAGTGGCTCAACACGCCCGGCGGCCAGGCACTCGACCTGCAGTCGTTGCGCGGCAAAGTCGTCATGATCGACTTCTGGGCCTACTCCTGCATCAACTGCCAGCGCTCCATCCCGCACATCACCGCATGGGACAAGGCCTACCGGGACGCGGGCCTCCAGGTCATCGGCGTCCACTCCCCCGAGTACGCCTTCGAGAAGGAACCCGACAACGTCGAGGCCGCCGCGAAGAACTTCGGCATCACCTACCCGGTCGCCCTGGACAACAGCCTCGGCACCTGGACCAACTACCGCAACCGCTACTGGCCGGCCCACTACCTCGTCGACGCCCAGGGCACCGTCCGGCACATCAAGTTCGGCGAAGGCGACTACGACGTCACCGAAAAGCTGATCCGGCAACTGCTCACCGACGCCAAGCCCGGCGTGCGACTCCCGGCAGCCACCGAGTTGGCCGACGACACCCCGGTTGTCGCCGACATCACCCGCGAGACCTACCTCGGCTCGACGAAACGCGTGAACTTCGCTGGCACCGAGCTCTACACCACCGGCGAGAAGTCGTTCCAGTTCCCGGACAACCAGGGCACCGACAGCTTCGCGCTCGCCGGCCAGTGGACGCTCACGAGCCAGAACATCACGCCCACCGGCGGTTTCGGGCAGATCAAGCTCAACTACCGCGCCAAAGAAGTCCGGATGGTCCTGTCCGGCAAGGGCACCGTCACCGTCGAGAACGACGGGAAGACCAAGACCATCGAGGTCGACGGCACTCCCAACTCCTACCAGCTCCTGGCCGCACAACAGATCGAGGGCGGCTCGCTCACCGCGACCGTCGGCCCTGGAGTCCAGGCCTTCTCCTTCACCTTCGGATGA
- the trxA gene encoding thioredoxin, whose translation MQLTDVTTNSFDSTVLGADKPVLVDFWAPWCGPCKALSPVVTAIAEEHQDTISVVKVDIDAHPEIAVRYQVLSIPTLILFSGGDPVATLTAPRKRADILKALSSWL comes from the coding sequence GTGCAACTCACCGACGTGACCACGAACTCCTTCGACAGCACAGTTCTCGGCGCCGACAAGCCCGTGCTGGTCGACTTCTGGGCGCCCTGGTGCGGCCCCTGCAAGGCGCTGAGCCCGGTCGTCACCGCCATCGCAGAAGAACACCAAGACACGATCTCCGTCGTCAAGGTCGACATCGACGCCCACCCCGAGATCGCCGTCCGCTACCAGGTGCTCAGCATCCCCACGCTCATCCTGTTCTCCGGCGGTGACCCGGTCGCCACCCTCACCGCACCACGCAAGCGCGCCGACATCCTCAAGGCCCTCTCCTCCTGGCTCTGA
- a CDS encoding zinc-dependent alcohol dehydrogenase, producing MKALTWQGNEKVQVVDVPDPRIEQPTDAVIRVTSTAICGSDLHLYGVLGPYLKPGDVLGHEAMGVVEEVGAEASGHLKVGDRVVVPFNISCGHCWMCERDLFAQCETTQVRDEGKGASLFGYTSLYGSVPGGQAEYLRVPQAQFGPIVVPDGTPDEQFLFLSDILPTAWQAVRYADVPPGGTVAVLGLGPVGQFAVRIARHLGAGRVIAVDRVPERLALAERHGAEPVDLDGLGGSDVAAALIRMVDGRGPDATIDAVGMEAHGGGLTALAQKATGLLPDAIAQKVTDKMAVDRLEALHAALKGVRRGGTVSVSGVYGGEVDAMPMMEMFDRGIQLRMGQAHVRRWTDDILPLVLDPADPLGTLDLTTHRLPLADAARGYEMFRSKSDGCIKVVLSP from the coding sequence ATGAAAGCACTGACATGGCAGGGCAATGAGAAGGTGCAGGTCGTCGACGTACCGGATCCGCGCATCGAGCAACCGACCGACGCGGTCATCAGGGTCACCTCGACCGCTATCTGCGGATCGGACCTGCATCTGTACGGGGTGCTCGGTCCCTACCTCAAACCGGGTGACGTGCTGGGCCACGAGGCGATGGGCGTGGTCGAGGAGGTGGGTGCCGAGGCAAGTGGCCACCTCAAGGTGGGCGACCGCGTCGTGGTGCCGTTCAACATCTCCTGCGGTCACTGCTGGATGTGCGAGCGAGACCTGTTCGCGCAGTGCGAGACGACGCAGGTGCGCGATGAGGGCAAGGGCGCGAGCTTGTTCGGCTACACCTCTCTCTACGGTTCGGTGCCCGGCGGCCAAGCCGAGTACCTGCGCGTGCCGCAGGCCCAGTTCGGGCCCATCGTCGTCCCGGACGGCACGCCCGACGAGCAGTTCCTGTTCCTGTCCGACATCCTGCCGACCGCGTGGCAGGCCGTCCGCTACGCCGACGTGCCACCCGGCGGCACCGTAGCCGTGCTCGGGCTCGGCCCGGTCGGGCAGTTCGCCGTCCGGATCGCCCGGCACCTCGGCGCCGGTCGCGTCATCGCCGTGGACCGGGTGCCCGAACGTCTCGCGCTCGCTGAACGGCACGGTGCGGAACCCGTCGACCTCGACGGCCTCGGTGGCTCCGACGTGGCCGCCGCGTTGATCAGGATGGTGGACGGCCGCGGTCCCGACGCCACCATCGACGCTGTCGGCATGGAGGCCCACGGCGGAGGTCTCACCGCTCTCGCGCAGAAGGCCACCGGGTTGCTGCCCGACGCGATCGCACAGAAGGTGACGGACAAGATGGCCGTCGACCGCCTCGAGGCCTTGCACGCCGCCTTGAAGGGAGTGCGGCGTGGCGGCACGGTGTCGGTGTCCGGTGTGTACGGAGGCGAGGTGGACGCCATGCCGATGATGGAGATGTTCGACCGCGGCATCCAGTTGCGGATGGGGCAGGCGCACGTGCGCCGGTGGACCGACGACATCCTGCCGCTCGTGCTCGATCCGGCCGACCCGCTGGGCACCCTGGACCTGACCACGCACCGTCTTCCGCTCGCCGACGCCGCCCGCGGGTACGAGATGTTCCGCTCCAAGAGCGACGGCTGCATCAAGGTGGTGCTGAGCCCGTGA
- a CDS encoding SDR family NAD(P)-dependent oxidoreductase has product MIGRVVLVVGGSSGIGLASAKAFACRGDDVVLASRSREALDAAQKACREAGSGAVDVIVDDIADPAGAGRVVARTLDLHGRVDVVVHTATVMGYGAVETMPAEVFTEVVDTAIHGTLHLAQAVLPVMRRQHRGVFIGVNSLLGSITVPQMGAYSTAKWGQRAILRTLQQETRDERGVQVCIVSPGSINTPVYDQAANYTGRAARPPVPVLSPDRVAAAIVRLADRPRRHVSVPVGPANPGIITGFRCLPSLYDRLVGPLFRLAALTSKTMPPTPGNVFKPFAAGEGTYGRWPVKR; this is encoded by the coding sequence GTGATCGGGCGCGTTGTGCTCGTGGTCGGGGGCAGCAGCGGGATCGGCCTCGCCTCGGCGAAAGCATTCGCCTGCCGCGGAGACGACGTCGTGCTGGCCTCCCGCAGTCGCGAGGCACTCGACGCCGCGCAGAAGGCATGCCGCGAAGCAGGAAGTGGTGCGGTGGACGTCATCGTCGACGACATCGCCGATCCCGCGGGAGCCGGCCGGGTCGTCGCGAGAACCCTGGATCTGCACGGCCGCGTCGACGTCGTCGTGCACACCGCGACGGTGATGGGGTACGGCGCCGTGGAGACGATGCCCGCGGAGGTGTTCACCGAGGTCGTCGACACCGCGATCCACGGCACGCTGCACTTGGCTCAGGCGGTGCTGCCGGTGATGCGCCGACAGCACCGCGGTGTCTTCATCGGGGTGAACTCGCTGCTCGGCTCGATCACTGTTCCGCAGATGGGTGCCTACTCGACCGCGAAGTGGGGACAGCGTGCGATTTTGCGGACGTTGCAACAGGAAACCCGTGACGAACGTGGGGTGCAGGTGTGCATCGTGAGTCCCGGCAGCATCAACACCCCGGTGTACGACCAGGCGGCCAACTACACGGGTCGCGCGGCGCGGCCGCCGGTTCCGGTGCTCAGTCCTGATCGGGTCGCCGCAGCGATCGTCCGCTTGGCCGATCGGCCGCGACGGCACGTTTCCGTGCCGGTGGGCCCGGCGAATCCGGGCATCATCACGGGGTTCCGGTGCCTGCCAAGCCTGTACGACCGGCTTGTCGGGCCGCTGTTCCGGCTCGCGGCGCTGACGAGCAAGACGATGCCGCCCACCCCGGGCAATGTGTTCAAGCCGTTCGCGGCAGGGGAAGGCACGTATGGGCGGTGGCCGGTCAAGCGGTGA
- a CDS encoding MBL fold metallo-hydrolase, producing the protein MRQITVLGSCGAFPEPGRACSGFLVDWDGYRLVLDLGYATLPRLLARCPDGAVDAVVITHEHPDHCIDLHGLFRIRLYGGPREPKMPLYCPPGVLDRLSGLEPDVDLRAVFEVHPLPGAHQVGPFVLTGVPLPHYVPNAGVRLQANGMTLAYTGDTGPDPLLAELGRDADLFIVEATDRDGEVSRPVRNLMTSAEAGRWAQLAGARRLLLTHFWPGNDRAASVAAARVEFGGDVLAAEEDLVVPLTID; encoded by the coding sequence ATGCGACAGATCACCGTGCTGGGCAGTTGTGGCGCATTCCCCGAGCCTGGGCGAGCATGCAGCGGGTTTCTGGTGGACTGGGACGGATACCGCCTGGTGCTCGATCTCGGCTACGCCACGCTGCCTCGTCTGCTGGCCCGCTGCCCGGATGGCGCGGTGGACGCTGTGGTCATCACCCACGAGCATCCCGATCACTGCATCGACCTGCACGGCCTGTTCCGCATCCGTCTCTACGGCGGTCCACGCGAGCCGAAGATGCCGCTGTACTGCCCGCCCGGTGTTCTCGACCGGCTCAGCGGCCTGGAGCCGGATGTGGACCTGCGCGCGGTCTTCGAGGTGCACCCCCTGCCCGGCGCCCATCAGGTCGGCCCGTTCGTCCTGACCGGTGTGCCGCTGCCGCATTACGTGCCCAACGCCGGCGTCCGGCTGCAGGCCAACGGGATGACCCTCGCCTACACCGGAGACACTGGTCCCGACCCGTTGCTGGCCGAACTCGGCCGCGACGCCGACCTGTTCATCGTCGAGGCCACCGATCGGGACGGCGAGGTCAGCCGACCGGTGCGCAACCTGATGACCTCGGCTGAGGCGGGTCGATGGGCCCAGCTCGCTGGCGCGCGCCGGCTGCTGCTCACCCATTTCTGGCCGGGCAACGATCGGGCGGCCTCAGTGGCGGCAGCGCGGGTCGAGTTCGGTGGCGATGTCCTGGCAGCGGAGGAAGATCTCGTTGTCCCCCTCACCATCGACTGA
- a CDS encoding trypsin-like serine peptidase has product MPAVAVAAPRVPDAATPSSASASLSPQAAALSADPNTAAERFWTPERIAAAKPADRGVTLDQVRRTAQTSLLGKVSVGGQAPSSAAAGKVTTLAGGTGTSWPRRHDWVSMTNGKVLYEDNGLWHCSGVVVTTEARNTVFTAGHCVHGGKGGGWHDRNWTFIPDYYYNDRPAGTWTARQLWALNGWINDSNNSYDIGAAVMHPRNGQKLMDVTGSQGIRINGPSTPSVWHFGFPLNSPFDGEDLINCDGPTSLRFGFFGDLKMACTMQGGASGGAWLADFNQNWGYTVSVNSYHVGDDLTQIYGPYFGDGAKNLYDTVRNLG; this is encoded by the coding sequence GTGCCGGCTGTCGCCGTAGCGGCACCCCGAGTGCCCGACGCGGCGACGCCGAGCTCGGCGAGTGCGTCCCTCAGCCCGCAGGCGGCGGCGCTGTCCGCGGATCCGAACACTGCGGCAGAACGGTTCTGGACCCCGGAGCGGATCGCAGCGGCCAAGCCTGCGGACCGGGGTGTCACGCTTGACCAGGTGCGCCGCACTGCGCAAACCTCTTTGCTGGGCAAGGTCTCGGTCGGCGGACAAGCCCCCAGCTCTGCGGCCGCGGGCAAGGTCACGACGCTCGCGGGCGGGACCGGGACGTCGTGGCCGCGCCGGCACGACTGGGTCTCGATGACCAACGGCAAGGTGCTCTACGAGGACAACGGCCTGTGGCACTGCTCCGGTGTCGTCGTGACCACCGAGGCGCGCAACACCGTGTTCACCGCCGGCCACTGCGTGCATGGCGGCAAGGGCGGCGGCTGGCACGACCGGAACTGGACGTTCATCCCGGACTACTACTACAACGACCGGCCGGCGGGCACGTGGACGGCGCGACAGTTGTGGGCGCTCAACGGCTGGATCAACGACAGCAACAACTCCTATGACATCGGTGCGGCCGTCATGCACCCGCGCAACGGCCAGAAGCTGATGGACGTCACCGGCAGCCAGGGCATCCGGATCAACGGGCCCTCCACGCCGTCGGTGTGGCATTTCGGGTTCCCGTTGAACTCGCCGTTCGACGGCGAGGACCTGATCAACTGCGATGGCCCGACCTCGCTGCGGTTCGGGTTCTTCGGGGACCTCAAGATGGCGTGCACCATGCAGGGCGGCGCGAGCGGTGGCGCGTGGCTGGCGGACTTCAATCAGAACTGGGGCTACACGGTCAGCGTGAACAGCTACCACGTCGGTGATGACCTGACCCAGATCTACGGTCCATACTTCGGTGACGGCGCGAAGAACCTCTACGACACGGTGAGGAACCTCGGGTGA
- a CDS encoding maleylpyruvate isomerase N-terminal domain-containing protein — translation MSTDSRPGSRRRYPAEGIPPVQLRWCTDDAAVPTAPKWTITDLVAHVGQTQHGVAEIVERRITDSHTASVERSRGRCQANVRGGNVRFCR, via the coding sequence GTGTCAACCGACAGTCGTCCCGGCAGTCGACGTCGTTACCCGGCTGAGGGGATCCCACCCGTTCAGCTCAGGTGGTGCACGGATGACGCCGCGGTGCCGACCGCCCCGAAGTGGACCATCACCGACCTGGTCGCGCACGTGGGCCAGACCCAGCACGGGGTCGCGGAGATCGTCGAGCGGCGCATCACCGACTCTCACACAGCTTCGGTCGAACGGTCTCGCGGGCGGTGCCAAGCGAACGTTCGCGGCGGCAACGTCCGCTTCTGCCGCTGA
- a CDS encoding alpha/beta hydrolase family protein gives MVRKYMTLIAGLVAATALVAPASASSRELVLPAPTGGHPIGWTQLHLVDEDRADPWVPTGPRELMVSVWYPAAAARGDRVPYATAEESRLLLNLYGITGVPSDALTKVRTHARAGAPPLRPRDRLPLVVLSPGLAFPRWTLTTLAEDLASRGYVVVGVDHTYEGAAVTFPDGRVAECVVCVGGTSGALITASRASDISFVLDRVLAKYRGLIDPHRIAVAGHSLGGAAAARTMLADSRVNAGLNLDGSFQPALAQDLSRPFLMVSAEDRSPGRRPDWDQTWPHLTGWRRWLHVPDTGHSSLSDVSVIGEWLGLPAEQLPGTRVVEIMRTYVAAFVDLHLRGHPQPLLDSPSPQFPEVHFVGPAR, from the coding sequence GTGGTGCGCAAGTACATGACACTGATCGCCGGTCTGGTGGCGGCCACAGCGCTCGTCGCACCGGCCAGCGCCTCCTCGCGGGAGTTGGTGTTGCCCGCGCCGACAGGTGGGCACCCGATCGGCTGGACTCAGCTCCACCTCGTCGACGAGGACCGAGCGGACCCGTGGGTGCCGACCGGGCCACGCGAGCTGATGGTCTCGGTGTGGTACCCAGCCGCTGCGGCACGCGGCGACCGCGTGCCGTACGCCACCGCCGAGGAGTCCCGGCTGCTGCTGAACCTGTACGGGATCACCGGCGTGCCTTCGGACGCGCTGACCAAGGTCCGCACCCATGCACGGGCCGGGGCGCCACCGCTGCGCCCACGTGACCGGCTGCCGCTCGTCGTGCTGTCACCGGGTCTCGCGTTCCCGCGCTGGACGCTGACGACGCTGGCCGAGGACCTGGCCAGCCGTGGGTACGTCGTGGTCGGCGTCGACCACACCTACGAGGGGGCGGCGGTCACCTTCCCCGACGGCCGCGTCGCCGAGTGCGTGGTGTGCGTCGGAGGGACGAGCGGCGCGTTGATCACCGCCAGCCGGGCCTCGGACATCTCCTTCGTGCTCGACCGCGTGCTCGCCAAGTACCGCGGCCTCATCGACCCGCACAGGATCGCGGTCGCGGGCCATTCGCTAGGTGGAGCGGCCGCCGCCAGGACGATGCTCGCGGACTCGCGTGTGAACGCCGGGTTGAACCTGGACGGCTCGTTCCAGCCCGCACTCGCACAAGACCTGTCGCGCCCATTTCTCATGGTGAGTGCGGAAGACCGAAGCCCTGGGCGGCGCCCGGACTGGGACCAGACGTGGCCGCACCTGACCGGCTGGCGGCGCTGGCTGCACGTGCCGGACACGGGACACTCCTCGCTCAGCGACGTGTCGGTCATCGGCGAGTGGCTGGGCCTGCCCGCCGAGCAGTTGCCCGGCACGCGGGTCGTCGAGATCATGCGCACGTACGTGGCCGCGTTCGTCGACCTGCACCTGCGGGGCCACCCCCAACCGTTGCTCGACAGCCCATCGCCACAGTTCCCCGAGGTCCACTTCGTCGGTCCAGCCCGGTGA
- a CDS encoding ATP-binding cassette domain-containing protein, with the protein MITAKALHKSYGDKVAVDDLSFEVRPGMVTGFLGPNGAGKSTTMRLMLDLDHGGGETLFDGRRFSAIRHPMREIGAVLEAKAFHPTRSARDHLRMLAAGSGIRAARADEVLEFVGLAEVKRKKPKDFSLGMAQRLGLAQALLGDPPTLILDEPANGLDPHGIHWLRDVLSSLAAEGRTIFVSSHLLSEMSLMADELVVIGRGTMIYNGDVQGFVRQFTQSTVLVRSSQADRLAAVLREVDGVAVEARPGDVLRVSGVDVDAVGELAFHNNIMVRELTTQTASLETAFITATAAAEEYVAHQLTGGAA; encoded by the coding sequence GTGATCACGGCCAAGGCACTGCACAAGAGTTACGGCGACAAGGTCGCTGTGGACGATCTGTCCTTCGAGGTGCGTCCCGGCATGGTGACGGGCTTCCTCGGCCCGAACGGAGCAGGTAAGTCGACCACCATGCGGCTCATGCTCGATCTCGATCACGGCGGCGGCGAAACCCTGTTCGACGGTCGCCGCTTCAGCGCCATCCGGCACCCCATGCGTGAGATCGGCGCGGTGCTCGAAGCCAAGGCGTTCCACCCGACCCGGTCGGCGCGTGATCACCTGCGAATGCTTGCCGCGGGCAGTGGTATTCGCGCGGCTCGGGCCGACGAGGTGCTCGAGTTCGTCGGCCTGGCCGAGGTGAAGCGCAAGAAGCCCAAGGACTTCTCGCTCGGCATGGCGCAACGACTCGGACTGGCCCAAGCCTTGCTGGGCGACCCGCCGACGCTCATCCTCGACGAGCCGGCCAACGGCCTGGATCCGCACGGCATCCACTGGCTGCGCGACGTGCTCTCCTCGCTGGCCGCCGAGGGCCGCACCATCTTCGTCTCCAGTCACCTGCTGTCGGAGATGTCGCTGATGGCCGACGAGCTCGTGGTCATCGGCCGCGGCACGATGATCTACAACGGCGATGTCCAGGGCTTCGTCCGCCAGTTCACCCAGTCGACGGTCCTGGTCCGCAGCTCGCAAGCCGACCGGCTCGCGGCCGTGTTGCGCGAAGTCGACGGAGTCGCCGTCGAGGCCCGTCCTGGCGACGTGCTCCGGGTATCCGGTGTGGACGTGGACGCGGTTGGCGAACTGGCTTTCCACAACAACATCATGGTGCGGGAGCTGACCACTCAGACCGCCTCGCTGGAGACGGCTTTCATCACCGCCACCGCGGCTGCTGAGGAGTACGTGGCACACCAGCTCACCGGAGGTGCCGCGTGA